The stretch of DNA ATATATGAATTATCCTTCATTCCCATAAGCAGTTAATTGTTAGTTCCTCAAGCATAAATGCATAACTTCATTAATTGTTTTTCCCCCACAAATTATTCATTATCCATAGAAACAAGCCAACATGCGCTGGCGGTATGAATGCACTCTTACATCATGTCGCGCGCAACTGAAGGCAATAAACCCGAAACCAGAACAAACCTAATTCTATTCCAATGAAATACGCGACCATATACAAATTCGTAACACgttacgatttcccatgaaatcgatatgcgcgcttacgaGCACAGTAAGCATCTTCATTTCTTGAccccattcacatcgaacactgcattcgatccCTATGAAATCAACTTAGCTCCTCCCAATGAAATCGAAAAGAACTCTGCACGCGAACGGTCGCGTGGAGCACCATCCTGtaaagttcaatgcattgaataAAGTAACATAACAATTGATAAAATTAATGTAGTTAAAGATTTATCTGTTTAACACTGTCTCTATCGAGCAGAAAGGTTGAAGTATCACAGGGAAGATGTACTCCAAAAAGTAATACGAGGgttactatttatatttcgggaattggcaacactgatgtcatgtgagtccatctgacggttccatcgtaaagtttgacatttttgacgatatacgtactcagaacattttgtcatacggacgctatttgtttattttatatttgaaagttgaaagtttggtctcggcaaaaaaatggaactgaatcgtgaacattttcgtgcgatgattttttacgactttcgacgtggattatcacaacaagagtgcgtcaatcaacttaatttgacttttggcgaagaAACTctatcaaaaaccactgtgtatcgctggtatagtgaattcaatcgtggtcgtagttcgctgtccgacgagtttcgtgaaggtcgttcAAAagcgactgtagtgccagaaaacatcgatgctgtgcacgaaatgattaagcaagatcgtcatgtaacctattgtgagattgaggcatccctaagcattagttccaccagcatatatgtgATTTTGgtgcctattctgtattccgacggatttctatttcgttcgaaagtgatatTTCGATCGTTTTCGAATTTACCATTCCCTATTCCAATCGTTTTGCTCGTTTCGAACGAAAGTGTTAGAAAATTTCGAATATGCATCGATCTGTCAAAAACCGATAAACAAAAAGAAACACCGTATTAAATAGCGGCGAGTGCGAGTTgaatttcagttaatttttgatcctaagagaaatttgtgagaaaattttctcgttCAATGGATTCCGTTTTGTTACCGATTTTGGCGGAGCAAGAAGAAATTGGAATGCCTTGCTACCATCGGCGAAACCACCGAAAATCAACCGACTTCATGAAACTTTCTGATGAAGCGTAAGTATCCGTCTCAAAAATCCCATGTTTGTTTCTCTTATTGATTAATTTTGCCCTTATTCAGATTCATCAAAAGTTTTCGTCTAAGTAAGGAAGCTTTTCGGTACGTTTTAGAGGAAATTGAGAACTGCCTTACCACAAGGAAAGGTGGTCTATCCACGGAGGTGAAACTCGCAGCATGTTTGCGATTCTTTGCTGAAGGAAATTATCAACATGGAGCAGGGCAAGATTATCACATTGCCATAGCACAGCCCACATTTTCCAAGGTGCTGACTGAAATGCTTAACATTCTGGAGCGGACACTGTGTAAGAAATGGATTTCCCTAAATATGACGGAAGACGAACAGCGGCGTGCTAAACTACACTTCTatcagaaaacatcaattcCGGGTGTTATTATGTGTTTGGATGGAACCCACGTAAAAATTATTCCACCTAAGCtgaatcgaaatttgttttttaatcggAAGGGATTTTATAGTCTCAACGTTCTGATTGTAAGTATTATTAGTATTTGAATTAACAAATCAATGAACAAATACTCTTTTTTATCAACATAGGTTTGTGACGATCAGCAAAGGATTCGTTTCGTTGATCCTACCTTCCAGGGATCTAATCATGACTCTCATATATGGCGTGTAAGCCCTGCAAGAACTCACTTTGAGCAGCTTCACCAAAATGGTGAAGTTAATACTAAGATTCTAGGTAATGTTCAACTACAATATTTTAGTATACTTGTATGTACTgtgtgataaaatattttcaggtgatgctGGTTATCCATCGGAACCTTGGTTAGTAACGCCATTCAGAGCAGCGGAGGAAGGGAGTTTGGAGAGCGATTTTAATCGCAGGCATGCCTTGGGTCGTGCTATCGTCGAGCGGACAATCGGTTTACTAAAAAATCGGTTTAGATGCATCCTTGGCGCGAGACAACTTCACTACAATCCTACTAAATGCGCTCAAATTATAAATGTATGCTGTGCACTTCACAATATATGCTTAGAATTTGGTCGTTCTCAGTAGTTATAATATGTTATGCAGCTGTTTACATaataaacttttgtttaaattaatatttatgactgTTAAATTTCATCTAACTTGTTTGCAAATGCTCAAATAAATAACAACCACCGGAAAAGGAAGTGTCTTCCTTACTTAACTATGGTTTCGGCAGAATTATTTACTCTTATTCCTGCCAACACTTTGAGAACATGTCATTATCGATTTCTCGTAAGCAGgccaagtattcaaataaccattattaatactttttgcgttgttttaaccccttgctgtacgatttaatttccaacagcacGGCCCAAAACGAGCACTTCGAGTCGTTCcgctactctgctgagtgtggGTATCTAACATGGGTGCCCTATGATGAGCAAATACATGttgtgtttaaaataaaaacgaaggaGTTATTACTACGTACTAActcgttcgtttttattttaattataatattcaaattatattttatatttttagctcattcaatttttttttaaataacggaAATTTTATAATCTTCAGTTGTCGGTATCCTCATCATATGCCTGAAGCTATGTAATTATTTCACATCGAGAAACAACGAGTGAAGTTCAATGttgtacgtgaaggggttaaggAAGTTCCATAAACTATAGGCGAAAttcgtgaattttaaaaaagtttatataattttgatgctattccaaacaaacttcaaagaaaaaattaagtaagatttttcttccatggaaagatataaaaatacgattagaactttttttcatttttttatacttgagttacaatataaagataaaaaatcagatcactgatattttgaaacattattcTAATGTTCTGAAATATACGCAATCTGCGTTTCAAGGATTTGTCGCTATTGATTTCTCCAGCGCGATCTTCTCCATCTCGTGGTTATGTCGTTTTTGTTCACTCAGATGTTCTTTGAGTGTGGCATCCACGGAAAGAATCGCTCGAGCTGATTGGCGCTGATAATGAACCAGATCACTCAAAttcttgtttgtgttttttaacaGGGATTTCACATTGGtgtgaaatttgttttgttgctcGACTTGCAGCTCTAATAGCCTCGTGGTAGAAGGTCTGGATTTTTTCGGCTGAGAGGGCTGGAAGTGAATGGTATTATTGATACCGTCACACTCGTCGGAAGTAccataatatataaaattttcctGGTCTGCAGCTTGAGGTTCACCCGAAGGCGAACCCAACTGTGTTCCATGAGATGAGGTACCCGGGATTCCTTCCACGGTCGCAAG from Toxorhynchites rutilus septentrionalis strain SRP chromosome 3, ASM2978413v1, whole genome shotgun sequence encodes:
- the LOC129775181 gene encoding uncharacterized protein LOC129775181; this translates as MEKNKNKTTTKNQFERIVLLLEQEPDIAKGFSRGNSGPYWDDLAAEVNSLGPPIRDGSGWKKVWADYKSGLKRKLAHNKREQRATGGGPNKIINLSELEEQAVLLTGLLATVEGIPGTSSHGTQLGSPSGEPQAADQENFIYYGTSDECDGINNTIHFQPSQPKKSRPSTTRLLELQVEQQNKFHTNVKSLLKNTNKNLSDLVHYQRQSARAILSVDATLKEHLSEQKRHNHEMEKIALEKSIATNP
- the LOC129775178 gene encoding putative nuclease HARBI1; amino-acid sequence: MDSVLLPILAEQEEIGMPCYHRRNHRKSTDFMKLSDEAFIKSFRLSKEAFRYVLEEIENCLTTRKGGLSTEVKLAACLRFFAEGNYQHGAGQDYHIAIAQPTFSKVLTEMLNILERTLCKKWISLNMTEDEQRRAKLHFYQKTSIPGVIMCLDGTHVKIIPPKLNRNLFFNRKGFYSLNVLIVCDDQQRIRFVDPTFQGSNHDSHIWRVSPARTHFEQLHQNGEVNTKILGDAGYPSEPWLVTPFRAAEEGSLESDFNRRHALGRAIVERTIGLLKNRFRCILGARQLHYNPTKCAQIINVCCALHNICLEFGRSQ